The Candidatus Eisenbacteria bacterium genomic interval TAACTTGAATTTCTGAGCAGCCGAGAGAAAACTAAATCGCAACTCCGTGTCAGGTCCGAGGTCTTTCAGTATGTTCCACCTGTCAAGTCTGTCGCCGTGAAGCCAGTAAAGCTCCTTGAAGAATTCTTCAAATCTATGCGGTGCGAGCGGGTCATCTCCTTTGTCACCAAGCAGTCTCCTGCCGCTCTCACCCGCCAGTTTCAAGTCCGGAGGAAATCTGCTCGCTGGAACAAAAACCACGACCCGCCCTTGTCCAAGAAGTCCCTCTCTGTTGCACCTTCCAGCCGCCTGTGCAATAGAGTCAAGTCCGGCGAGGGCGCGATATACAACTGGGAAATCAAGGTCAACGCCCGCTTCAACAAGTTGGGTGCTTATTACACGGGTTGGCATTTTATCTTTGAGTCTCCGTTTTATCAGTTTAATCACTTCTGACCGATGCTCACCGCACATAAGCGCCGAGAGATGGAAGGTTTTCTCGCCTTCTTCTGGCATCAATTCGTACAGAGTCCGGCAATCGTCTCTCCTGTTTACTATGCACAAAACTGACGGATGCTGAGTGAGTTCAGATGCGAGGTCTTCCCATGTGCAGTGCGTCAGAAGATCATTCGGCACATGCACCTTAACCCGTTTGAGTGACTCATGAAGGGCCAGAGGGTTTTCCATTATCTCAACCGTTTCTCCCAACCCTTCAAACTGAAAATCAAACGATTTTTGCGCTCCAAACGCGGGTTGAGTCGCCGTGCTGAGCACAAATGTCACGTTGTAATTCCGATTAAGTTCCTTCATCGTATGAAGAATTGGATTGAGATATTCAGGCGGTAGCAACTGAACTTCGTCAAGGACGACAACGCTGTTTACAACGTTGTGCAGTTTTCGACAGCGGCTTGAGCGATTGGCAAAAAGCGAATCAAAGAACTGAACTGAAGTAGTTACGACAATAGGTGCGTCCCAATTTTCGCACGCGAGCCTGCTCCTTGCGCTTTCACTGCTCTCATCCGACACATCAACATTGCTGTGATGTTCAACAACGGCATCTTTGAATATGTCTCTGAATTGCTCGGCTGTCTGCTCGATGATGCTCGTGTACGGGATGACATAAATTATCCGTCTTTTGCCGTGCTCGGGCTTCACAGCATGGTTAAGCGCGAACGCCACCGATGAAAGCGTCTTGCCTCCTCCGGTAGGAGCTGTCAATGTGAAGATTGCAGGTCTGTGTGCCGATTTTGCAATGCATTGGTTGAGTATTGTCGCGCGCAGTTGGTTGACTGATGTATTATCTGCCTTCGACTGTTTATCAGCCATGTATGATTCAAAGAGCGGGAGAAGGTCATTCAAAGAAGGGTACCCCTTTCGGATCTTTGTCTTCTCTGGTTCTAGAAACGCCTCCGTATCGAGAAAGTCAGCATCAACAAGGCAGGAGTAGAGCATCCTGATCCAAAGGGCGTGACCTGTCGGTGTTCTGAATTTCTCTTTCGGAAATGAGCGTACTGTGATCTCCTGGGGTATGTTTGATGCAAGGGCTCTCTTCAGAAGGTCAGGATTTCGAAGACGATGTATTAGGCTCTTGTTACCGGCTTCAGCGCTCTCCCAGTCAGCAAGTCCTGCATGGTGTCCAGCAATAACATAACTGAAGATCCGACCGGGTTTACTGAACGTTTCAACGGCATGAACCGCTCCGGCCGTTGAGTGATCAACCCTTCCGGGTTTCGTTTCAATATGCGCATCAGCTCCATCGGTGGGGCGGAGCATACTCTGAAAATCCTTTGAATACTTTCCTAAATCATGCCACAGGCCCGCAAGATATCCCCACTCCCCGCACCCAAATTCAGCAGCAAACGATGCGGTCAGCTCAGCCGTACGTTTCAGATGGTCCTGAAGCAGGTGCCATTCTCCAGCTGGTCTTCCTTCGACACTGTGTGCATAGAATTCTGACATGCTGACCATTCAGATCCAGGTCATTCCAAGCGGCCATACACCGACGGCCCCCAAAATGGGCACATTGGGGCGGCTTGCGAAATCACTCACTGGCGACAGCAATCGCTCGGCATCAGCCACGGCCGAGAAGCGGCCGCCCGCTGAATGTCGTTGTTCGCTGCCTTACCTTTCTCTTGGGTCAACCGAGAATTTCATGCGGTGACACCGATTGCCAGTGCGTTCCTTCAAGCTTGAAGAGATCGAGTTTCTCGCCACGGCGCCACTCTGCCAAGATGACAGCTTTTGCCCTGTGGTGCTTGGCTACTCTTGACAGGCGAGCGAGGTCGTCCCGTGTAGGTCGGCGCGCAGACCCGCCTTTGGTCTGAATCAGGAGGATTTCGAAAAGGTCTCCGCGCTTCAGGCCAGGGCCGTCGTGGCGGTGATCCTTTCGAATGGCGATCATATCAACAATACCGCGGGCTTCGGCTTTCGTCTTGCCCCCGAAATCTACCAAGTTCCACGTGGCTCCCGTGCGCCGGCTATACGTGACTAGCCACTTCGTCATCGTGCGTGCCCACTTTGCCGTGTGGTGGGCTTTCTTCCCCGGGCTCATGTTGTGCGATGTCTGTGTCATTTTTTGGCAGCGATCTCGTTTTGTCCGACCCACGACATCCCAGTGCTGAAAGGAACCATCCCTTATCATACACTTCCCCGATAGAATGGCAAATGAGTTTTTTCATTGGCCCAGGGTAGGGTACGAGGCCGTGAGAAACGACCAGGGTTGCGCGTAGTTCGCGGGCGGCTGGTAACAGAGCCAGGCATTCTGCACACCGCTTGCGCTCCCGCGCGAATCGTGTATCCAGTTGACACTCATTCACATGTCGAGGACAATGCAGGGAGCATTGAATTGACAAAAAGGACGAGTCAGAAATGGAGAGCGCTCGACTCAAGGCAGTGAAGAGACGTATTGCGACGAAAACTTTGCAGCTCCTGAAAAGGATGAGCTGTGAGCTCCCGATTCCGCCAACTTCTCAAGAGAGGTCCACCAGGCTCCGGGTTCAACTTGCAGGACTCATTGTCTTGAGCATCCTCCTCTTTCCGGGCAGCTTTCTTGCCCCGTCTCCGCGACAACTCAGCTCAGATGCCCCTCAATACGAATCGGCCGAGCAGTGCAGAAGATGTCACCTTGCCCGTTACAATGAGTGGAAAGGATCCATGCATTCCAAATCGGCTCCCAAGACAAATCCGTTGTTTGCGAAACTTTACGAGCGGGCCGTGCTTGATACGAAGGGCGAGACAAAGAAGTACTGTATCAGGTGCCACGCGCCCGTCGCCGACCTGAATGGTGATACCGAATTGATTCAGCCGCTCACAAGTGAAGGAGTAAACTGCGACGTGTGCCATACTATCTCAGAAATGAGCATCGAGCCCGCATACTGGCCCTACGTGAGAGACCCAGGACCTCTCAAGAGAGGCCCCAGCGATGCCAGAAAACCCAAAGGTCACAAAACTACTAAGTCAGGGCTTTTCACAAGTTCCCGGATCTGTCTTGGATGTCATGGAGCCGTTTCTGATTTCGAAGGCCGTGCGGGATGCAGCTGCCTCGCAATCTGCGACACTCGTTCGGAATGGCTTGAGAGTCCTTATCCAGATCAGGAAAGCGACTGCAAATCCTGCCACATGAAGAAAGGGGCGAAGGGAAAACAGAGGCTTCACTATTTTGAAGGAACTCAAAAAGGAGACTTGCTCAAGACTGCCGCAACTCTCAGAATCAAGACGTCCGATTCTGCCGGGAACCTGGACATTTTTGTTGAAGTTGAGAACTCCGGCACGGGGCATCTTCTTCCCACCGGCCCACCGACAAGGATGGTTTACCTCAAAGTTGAGGCCAGGGATGAATCCGGAAAAACTCTCTGGTCTAACTTCAAAGACAACCCGCTTGCTGAAGATAGATATTCGGTCTTCATGTTGACCCTCGCCGATTCTGCGGGCAAAGTCCCGGCACTTCCCTGGGCTGCCCGGAAGATTGCGATGGATACCAGACTTGAGCCGATGAAAAAAACCGGACTCTTTTACAGAATTCCACGGGCAGGCGTGAACAAAGTCGCAGCCACTCTTTTCTACCGGCTCGCGCCTCTCCCCTTACTCAATGAGCTCGGCATAACCGATAGGTACTACCTGGAGCCGAAAATCATGACCCAGGCGTCAAGGGAACTTGCCGTGCCACTGGTCCCCGACAGATTCTCACCGCACGAGCCCGCCTTCCCCGGGGGTAGGAAAGACAAAGAATGAAAGAGAATCATGCACAGCTTAGGGAAAAGGCGTCACCTCTCACCAGGCTGAGATTTCTCACTATTCTGCTCATGGCTCTTGGTTTCATCGCGGGCCCGGTTTCTGCTTCAGCTTCGCTCCGCACGGAAAATGCTGCA includes:
- the cas3 gene encoding CRISPR-associated helicase Cas3', coding for MSEFYAHSVEGRPAGEWHLLQDHLKRTAELTASFAAEFGCGEWGYLAGLWHDLGKYSKDFQSMLRPTDGADAHIETKPGRVDHSTAGAVHAVETFSKPGRIFSYVIAGHHAGLADWESAEAGNKSLIHRLRNPDLLKRALASNIPQEITVRSFPKEKFRTPTGHALWIRMLYSCLVDADFLDTEAFLEPEKTKIRKGYPSLNDLLPLFESYMADKQSKADNTSVNQLRATILNQCIAKSAHRPAIFTLTAPTGGGKTLSSVAFALNHAVKPEHGKRRIIYVIPYTSIIEQTAEQFRDIFKDAVVEHHSNVDVSDESSESARSRLACENWDAPIVVTTSVQFFDSLFANRSSRCRKLHNVVNSVVVLDEVQLLPPEYLNPILHTMKELNRNYNVTFVLSTATQPAFGAQKSFDFQFEGLGETVEIMENPLALHESLKRVKVHVPNDLLTHCTWEDLASELTQHPSVLCIVNRRDDCRTLYELMPEEGEKTFHLSALMCGEHRSEVIKLIKRRLKDKMPTRVISTQLVEAGVDLDFPVVYRALAGLDSIAQAAGRCNREGLLGQGRVVVFVPASRFPPDLKLAGESGRRLLGDKGDDPLAPHRFEEFFKELYWLHGDRLDRWNILKDLGPDTELRFSFLSAAQKFKLIDDSNYVPVVVRYGEGEDLIEKLTETGMERWLMRKLQRYVVNVHRYVFEKLHREGAVLELQKGIHAQGNNAMYDLELGFCPDKSIIQEPDELMC
- a CDS encoding multiheme c-type cytochrome; protein product: MESARLKAVKRRIATKTLQLLKRMSCELPIPPTSQERSTRLRVQLAGLIVLSILLFPGSFLAPSPRQLSSDAPQYESAEQCRRCHLARYNEWKGSMHSKSAPKTNPLFAKLYERAVLDTKGETKKYCIRCHAPVADLNGDTELIQPLTSEGVNCDVCHTISEMSIEPAYWPYVRDPGPLKRGPSDARKPKGHKTTKSGLFTSSRICLGCHGAVSDFEGRAGCSCLAICDTRSEWLESPYPDQESDCKSCHMKKGAKGKQRLHYFEGTQKGDLLKTAATLRIKTSDSAGNLDIFVEVENSGTGHLLPTGPPTRMVYLKVEARDESGKTLWSNFKDNPLAEDRYSVFMLTLADSAGKVPALPWAARKIAMDTRLEPMKKTGLFYRIPRAGVNKVAATLFYRLAPLPLLNELGITDRYYLEPKIMTQASRELAVPLVPDRFSPHEPAFPGGRKDKE